One genomic window of Anoplolepis gracilipes chromosome 5, ASM4749672v1, whole genome shotgun sequence includes the following:
- the Pmi gene encoding transmembrane protein 11 homolog, mitochondrial, with product MVDEAGDRDESSNVAIIREVYDSENAHETFEYELERALESECSLIVIEPSKLGDETSRWIAVGNCLHKTAALSGLAAIATGLLWGDRPYICGPLGFTAVITCGLYTVSWQFDPCCQYQVETDTSKLPHVELLAVLGPSSPTFLVRKDDTRRRILHTTITLAALSITAWRVYQAFK from the exons aGATGAGTCCTCTAATGTTGCCATTATCAGAGAGGTATACGACAGTGAGAATGCTCATGAGACATTTGAATATGAGTTAGAGAGAGCGTTAGAATCAGAATGCAGCTTAATTGTTATCGAACCATCGAAATTAGGTGATGAAACTTCTAGATGGATAGCAGTGGGAAATTGTCTTCACAAAACCGCTGCATTGTCAGGTCTTGCTGCAATTGCCACAG GACTACTCTGGGGCGATCGGCCATACATTTGTGGTCCACTAGGTTTTACAGCCGTTATAACCTGTGGATTATATACAGTCTCTTGGCAATTTGACCCTTGTTGCCAATATCAAGTAGAGACTGATACCAGCAAATTGCCACATGTAGAACTATTAGCTGTTCTAGGTCCTTCGTCTCCCACGTTTCTTGTAAGGAAAGATGATACGAGGAGACGAATTCTTCACACAACTATTACATTGGCAGCCCTCAGCATTACTGCCTGGAGAGTATATCAGgcgtttaaatga